In a genomic window of Streptococcus oralis subsp. tigurinus:
- a CDS encoding ABC transporter ATP-binding protein, with amino-acid sequence MAHENVIEMRDITKVFGEFVANDKINLQLRKGEIHALLGENGAGKSTLMNMLAGLLEPTSGEIAVNGQVVKLDSPSKAASLGIGMVHQHFMLVEAFTVAENIILGSEITKNGVLDIAEATKEIKALSERYGLAVDPAAKVADISVGAQQRVEILKTLYRGADILIFDEPTAVLTPSEIDELMAIMKNLVKEGKSIILITHKLDEIRAVSNRVTVIRRGKSIQTVEIAGATNADLAEMMVGRSVSFKTEKQAPQPKEVVLSIKDLVVNENRGVPAVKNLSLDVRAGEIVGIAGIDGNGQSELIQAITGLRKVESGSIELKGKSIVGMHPRQITELSVGHVPEDRHRDGLILDMMISENIALQTYYKEPLSKNGILNYANITSHAKKLMEEFDVRAASEFVPAAALSGGNQQKAIIAREIDRDPDLLIVSQPTRGLDVGAIEYIHKRLIEERDNGKAVLVVSFELDEILNVSDRIAVIHDGKIQGIVSPETTNKQELGILMAGGNLGKEKDDV; translated from the coding sequence ATGGCACACGAAAATGTCATTGAGATGCGGGATATTACCAAGGTGTTTGGTGAATTTGTAGCGAACGACAAGATCAACTTGCAACTGCGAAAAGGTGAAATCCATGCACTTTTAGGAGAAAATGGAGCGGGTAAATCCACTCTGATGAATATGCTGGCAGGACTTCTCGAGCCAACTAGTGGTGAAATTGCGGTGAATGGTCAGGTTGTCAAACTAGATTCACCTTCTAAAGCTGCTAGTCTTGGAATTGGGATGGTTCACCAACATTTTATGTTGGTTGAGGCTTTTACAGTAGCTGAAAATATCATTTTGGGGAGTGAAATCACTAAAAATGGTGTGCTAGATATAGCTGAAGCTACTAAAGAAATCAAGGCTCTTTCTGAACGTTATGGTTTGGCAGTGGATCCTGCTGCCAAGGTGGCAGATATTTCCGTTGGTGCTCAACAACGTGTAGAAATCTTGAAGACACTTTACCGTGGTGCTGATATCCTCATCTTTGACGAACCTACGGCAGTATTGACTCCTTCAGAGATTGATGAGTTGATGGCTATCATGAAAAACCTTGTTAAAGAAGGAAAATCCATTATTTTGATTACCCATAAACTGGATGAAATTCGTGCGGTATCCAATCGAGTGACGGTTATCCGTCGTGGAAAATCAATCCAGACGGTAGAGATTGCAGGGGCAACCAATGCGGACTTGGCTGAGATGATGGTGGGACGTTCTGTCTCCTTCAAAACGGAGAAACAGGCACCACAACCAAAAGAAGTAGTCTTGTCTATCAAAGACTTGGTTGTTAATGAAAACCGAGGTGTACCAGCTGTGAAGAATCTTTCTTTGGATGTTCGTGCTGGTGAAATTGTCGGTATTGCAGGTATTGATGGCAATGGCCAATCTGAACTCATTCAAGCCATTACGGGTCTTCGTAAGGTTGAGTCTGGTAGTATTGAATTAAAAGGCAAATCAATCGTAGGGATGCACCCTCGACAAATTACGGAACTCAGTGTGGGGCATGTTCCTGAAGACCGCCACCGTGATGGTTTGATTTTGGATATGATGATTTCAGAAAATATCGCTCTTCAAACCTACTACAAAGAACCACTCAGCAAGAATGGTATCTTAAACTATGCCAATATCACTTCACATGCCAAGAAATTGATGGAAGAATTTGACGTCCGTGCGGCGAGCGAATTTGTCCCAGCAGCGGCTCTTTCAGGGGGGAATCAACAAAAAGCGATTATCGCTCGTGAGATTGATCGTGATCCTGATCTCCTTATCGTCAGCCAACCAACTCGTGGTTTGGATGTCGGTGCCATTGAATATATCCACAAACGCTTGATTGAAGAACGTGATAACGGGAAAGCTGTGCTTGTTGTCAGCTTTGAATTGGATGAGATTTTAAATGTTTCAGACCGAATTGCTGTTATTCATGATGGGAAGATTCAAGGTATTGTGTCGCCAGAAACGACTAACAAACAAGAACTTGGTATCTTGATGGCAGGTGGAAACTTGGGAAAGGAGAAGGATGATGTCTAA
- a CDS encoding ABC transporter permease, with protein MSKKLQQISVPLISVFLGILLGAIVMWIFGYDAIWGYEELFYTAFGSLRGIGEIFRAMGPLVLIGLGFAVASRAGFFNVGLPGQALAGWILSGWFALSHPDMPRPMLILATVVIALIAGGIVGAIPGILRAYLGTSEVIVTIMMNYIVLYVGNAFIHSFPKDFMQSTDSTIRVSANATYQTPWLSELTGNSRMNIGIFFAIIAVGVIWFLLKKTTLGFEIRAVGLNPHASEYAGISAKRTIILSMIISGALAGLGGAVEGLGTFQNVYVQGSSLAVGFNGMAVSLLAGNSPIGILFAAFLFGVLQVGAPGMNAAQVPSELVSIVTASIIFFVSVHYLIERFVKPKKQVKGGK; from the coding sequence ATGTCTAAAAAGTTACAACAAATTTCGGTTCCCTTGATTTCCGTATTCTTAGGAATCTTGCTCGGAGCCATCGTCATGTGGATTTTCGGCTACGATGCTATCTGGGGTTATGAGGAGTTGTTCTATACAGCTTTTGGTAGTCTTCGTGGGATTGGCGAGATTTTCCGTGCCATGGGTCCTCTTGTCTTGATTGGTCTGGGTTTTGCAGTTGCCAGCCGTGCAGGTTTCTTTAACGTTGGACTTCCTGGTCAGGCACTAGCGGGTTGGATTCTTAGTGGTTGGTTTGCTTTGTCGCATCCGGACATGCCACGCCCAATGTTGATTTTAGCGACCGTAGTAATTGCTTTGATTGCAGGTGGGATTGTAGGTGCTATTCCAGGTATTCTCAGAGCTTATTTAGGTACATCAGAGGTTATCGTAACCATTATGATGAACTATATTGTTTTGTACGTAGGGAATGCCTTTATTCATTCTTTCCCGAAAGACTTTATGCAAAGTACAGACTCAACGATTCGTGTGAGTGCCAATGCCACTTATCAAACACCATGGTTATCTGAGTTAACTGGCAATTCTCGTATGAATATCGGAATCTTTTTTGCCATCATTGCTGTTGGTGTGATTTGGTTCTTGCTCAAGAAAACGACTCTCGGTTTTGAAATTCGTGCAGTTGGTCTCAATCCCCATGCCTCAGAGTACGCTGGTATTTCAGCAAAACGTACAATCATCCTATCAATGATTATCTCTGGTGCTTTGGCTGGTCTTGGTGGAGCTGTCGAAGGTCTTGGAACCTTCCAAAACGTTTACGTTCAGGGATCATCATTGGCTGTCGGATTTAACGGGATGGCAGTTAGTTTGCTTGCTGGAAATTCACCAATTGGAATTCTCTTTGCAGCCTTCTTATTTGGAGTTTTGCAAGTAGGAGCACCGGGTATGAACGCAGCACAAGTTCCGTCTGAGCTTGTCAGCATTGTAACAGCGTCTATTATCTTCTTTGTCAGCGTTCACTACCTAATCGAACGCTTTGTCAAACCTAAAAAACAAGTTAAAGGAGGTAAGTAA
- a CDS encoding ABC transporter permease: MSITTLLTLLVSSMLIYSAPLIFTSIGGVFSERGGVVNVGLEGIMVMGAFSGVVFNLEFAEQLGTATPWISLLVAGAVGAIFSLIHAVATVHFRADHVVSGTVLNLMAPALAVFLVKVLYNKGQTDNLSQTFGRFDFPVLANIPVIGDIFFKSTSLLGYIAIAFSFFAWFILFKTRFGLRLRSVGEHPQAADTLGINVYKMRYLGVIISGFLGGIGGAIYAQSISVNFSVTTIVGPGFIALAAMIFGKWNPIGAMLSSLFFGLSQSLAVIGSQLPFLQGVPAVYLQIAPYVLTILVLAAFFGKAVAPKADGINYIKSK; this comes from the coding sequence ATGTCTATTACAACATTGCTCACCCTCTTGGTCTCTTCTATGCTGATTTACTCAGCGCCACTTATTTTTACGAGTATTGGAGGAGTCTTCTCTGAACGTGGTGGTGTCGTTAACGTCGGTCTTGAAGGAATCATGGTTATGGGAGCCTTTTCTGGGGTTGTCTTTAACCTTGAGTTTGCAGAACAACTTGGAACAGCGACTCCTTGGATTTCCTTGTTAGTTGCCGGTGCCGTGGGAGCTATTTTCTCCCTCATTCATGCAGTCGCTACAGTTCATTTCCGTGCGGATCATGTTGTCAGTGGTACAGTATTGAACTTGATGGCTCCTGCCCTAGCAGTTTTCTTGGTTAAGGTTCTTTATAACAAAGGACAAACGGATAATTTAAGCCAGACCTTTGGACGTTTTGATTTTCCAGTTTTGGCTAATATCCCAGTGATTGGAGATATCTTCTTCAAGTCAACAAGTTTGCTAGGTTATATCGCGATTGCCTTCTCATTCTTTGCTTGGTTTATCCTCTTCAAGACACGCTTTGGCCTTCGCCTTCGCTCTGTTGGTGAACACCCTCAAGCAGCGGATACCTTGGGGATCAATGTCTACAAGATGCGATATCTTGGGGTTATTATTTCAGGTTTCCTTGGTGGAATTGGGGGAGCGATTTATGCTCAATCCATTTCTGTCAACTTCTCAGTGACAACTATTGTCGGTCCTGGATTTATCGCTCTTGCTGCAATGATCTTTGGTAAATGGAACCCAATCGGTGCTATGCTTTCTAGTCTCTTCTTTGGACTTTCACAAAGTTTGGCAGTTATCGGTTCTCAATTGCCTTTCCTACAAGGAGTGCCAGCGGTTTACCTTCAAATCGCGCCTTATGTCTTGACCATTCTTGTCTTAGCAGCCTTCTTTGGAAAAGCAGTTGCACCTAAGGCAGACGGTATCAACTACATCAAGTCAAAATAA
- the plsY gene encoding glycerol-3-phosphate 1-O-acyltransferase PlsY, translating to MMTFVLLILAYLLGSIPSGLWIGQIFFQTNLREHGSGNTGTTNTFRILGKKAGMATFVIDFFKGTLATLLPILFHLQGVSPLVFGLLAVIGHTFPIFAGFKGGKAVATSAGVVFGFAPIFCLYLAVVFFGTLYLGSMISLSSVAASIAAVIGVLLFPLFGFILDSYDPLFILIILALASLIIIRHKDNITRIKNKTENLVPWGLNLTHQNPNK from the coding sequence ATGATGACATTTGTATTATTAATTTTAGCTTATCTGCTAGGTTCGATTCCATCCGGTCTTTGGATTGGACAAATCTTCTTTCAAACAAATCTGCGTGAACATGGTTCTGGAAACACCGGAACAACCAATACTTTCCGAATTTTAGGTAAGAAAGCGGGTATGGCAACCTTTGTGATTGACTTCTTTAAAGGAACCTTGGCCACTCTGCTTCCAATTCTTTTCCACCTACAAGGTGTATCACCTCTTGTCTTTGGACTTTTGGCTGTCATTGGACATACCTTTCCTATCTTTGCAGGCTTTAAGGGGGGCAAGGCTGTCGCAACTAGCGCTGGAGTTGTTTTCGGATTTGCGCCTATCTTCTGTCTCTACCTAGCAGTCGTATTCTTTGGAACTCTCTATCTTGGTAGTATGATTTCCTTATCTAGCGTTGCCGCTTCTATCGCAGCCGTTATCGGAGTTCTCCTATTTCCACTATTTGGATTTATCCTAGACAGCTATGACCCTCTCTTCATTCTGATTATCCTAGCACTTGCTAGCTTGATTATCATTCGTCACAAGGATAATATCACACGTATCAAAAATAAAACTGAAAATCTTGTCCCTTGGGGATTGAACCTAACCCATCAAAATCCTAACAAATAA
- the parE gene encoding DNA topoisomerase IV subunit B: MSKKEININNYNDDAIQVLEGLDAVRKRPGMYIGSTDGAGLHHLVWEIVDNAVDEALSGFGDRIDVTINKDGSLTVEDHGRGMPTGMHAMGIPTVEVIFTILHAGGKFGQGGYKTSGGLHGVGSSVVNALSSWLEVEITRDGAVYKQRFENGGKPATTLKKIGTAPKTKTGTKVTFMPDATIFSTTDFKYNTISERLNESAFLLKNVTLSLTDKRTDEAIEFHYENGVQDFVSYLNEDKETLTPVLYFEGEDNGFQVEVALQYNDGFSDNILSFVNNVRTKDGGTHETGLKSAITKVMNDYARKTGLLKEKDKNLEGSDYREGLAAVLSILVPEEHLQFEGQTKDKLGSPLARPVVDGIVADKLTFFLMENGELASNLIRKAIKARDAREAARKARDESRNGKKNKKDKGLLSGKLTPAQSKNPAKNELYLVEGDSAGGSAKQGRDRKFQAILPLRGKVINTAKAKMADILKNEEINTMIYTIGAGVGADFSLEDANYDKIIIMTDADTDGAHIQTLLLTFFYRYMRPLVEAGHVYIALPPLYKMSKGKGKKEEVAYAWTDGELEELRKQFGKGATLQRYKGLGEMNADQLWETTMNPETRTLIRVTIEDLARAERRVNVLMGDKVEPRRKWIEDNVKFTLEEVTVF; this comes from the coding sequence GTGTCAAAAAAGGAAATCAATATTAATAACTACAATGATGACGCCATTCAGGTGCTAGAAGGGTTGGATGCGGTCCGTAAACGTCCGGGGATGTATATCGGTTCGACCGACGGTGCAGGTCTCCATCACCTAGTCTGGGAAATTGTGGACAATGCAGTCGATGAGGCCTTGTCTGGCTTCGGTGATCGCATTGATGTGACTATCAATAAAGACGGAAGTCTAACAGTAGAGGACCATGGTCGTGGGATGCCGACTGGTATGCATGCCATGGGTATCCCAACCGTTGAAGTTATCTTCACCATTCTTCACGCTGGAGGAAAATTCGGTCAGGGTGGTTATAAGACTTCTGGTGGTCTCCACGGGGTTGGTTCTTCCGTCGTGAATGCCTTATCTAGTTGGCTAGAAGTAGAAATCACTCGTGATGGTGCTGTTTATAAGCAACGCTTTGAAAATGGTGGAAAACCTGCCACGACTTTGAAGAAAATTGGTACAGCACCCAAGACTAAGACAGGTACCAAAGTCACCTTCATGCCTGACGCGACAATCTTCTCTACGACTGACTTTAAGTACAATACCATTTCAGAACGACTCAATGAGTCAGCCTTTCTCTTAAAAAATGTTACCTTGTCTTTGACAGATAAGCGAACAGATGAAGCAATCGAATTCCATTATGAGAACGGGGTACAAGACTTTGTTTCCTATCTGAATGAAGACAAGGAAACCTTGACGCCTGTTCTTTACTTCGAAGGGGAAGACAATGGTTTCCAAGTGGAAGTCGCCCTCCAGTACAATGATGGATTTTCAGATAACATCTTGTCCTTTGTCAATAATGTCCGTACCAAAGACGGTGGAACCCATGAGACGGGACTCAAGTCTGCCATTACAAAGGTCATGAATGACTATGCGCGTAAGACAGGTCTTCTCAAGGAAAAAGATAAAAACCTAGAAGGTTCAGATTATCGCGAGGGACTAGCAGCCGTTCTTTCTATTCTGGTTCCTGAAGAGCACCTTCAGTTTGAAGGACAGACCAAGGACAAACTAGGAAGTCCTCTGGCTCGTCCAGTTGTGGATGGGATTGTGGCTGATAAGTTGACCTTCTTCCTTATGGAAAATGGGGAATTGGCTTCTAACCTCATCCGTAAGGCTATCAAGGCTCGTGACGCTCGTGAAGCGGCACGTAAGGCGCGTGATGAGAGCCGAAATGGTAAGAAAAACAAGAAAGACAAAGGCTTGCTGTCTGGAAAATTGACCCCAGCCCAGTCTAAAAATCCTGCAAAGAACGAACTCTATCTAGTCGAGGGGGATTCTGCCGGCGGTTCTGCTAAACAAGGTCGTGATCGTAAGTTTCAGGCTATCTTACCTCTTCGAGGTAAGGTTATCAATACAGCCAAGGCCAAGATGGCGGATATCCTCAAAAATGAGGAAATCAACACTATGATTTACACCATAGGTGCAGGTGTCGGGGCAGACTTCTCCCTTGAAGATGCCAACTACGACAAGATCATTATCATGACCGATGCCGATACCGACGGTGCCCACATTCAAACACTTCTCTTAACATTCTTCTACCGTTACATGCGTCCGCTAGTCGAGGCAGGACATGTCTATATCGCCCTTCCGCCTCTTTACAAGATGTCCAAAGGGAAAGGCAAGAAAGAAGAAGTGGCCTATGCTTGGACGGACGGAGAGTTAGAAGAACTTCGTAAGCAATTCGGCAAAGGTGCTACCCTCCAACGCTATAAAGGTCTTGGTGAGATGAATGCGGACCAACTCTGGGAAACAACCATGAACCCAGAAACTCGCACTCTCATCCGTGTCACGATCGAAGATCTAGCACGCGCTGAACGCCGTGTCAATGTCCTCATGGGAGACAAGGTCGAACCACGCCGTAAGTGGATTGAGGATAATGTCAAGTTTACGCTGGAAGAAGTGACAGTGTTTTAG
- a CDS encoding aminoglycoside 6-adenylyltransferase → MRTEPEMLDLILQTAKTLKVDAVALSGSRTDAQAPKDEFQDYDVVYVVDDLDNLTSDLAWLDQFGTRIIEQHNILGNRRLYLMLFEDGNRIDLTLCPKEYIKEWVESEADFTVLEDTKGLFAPYSPSSQRYWTNPSSQTDFEKACNEFWWVSAYVVKGICRNQLIYATDHLYGICQQELLKVLAWQVASDKGTVDVGKNYKYLFDYLPAEKEKEFSNLLDFSSIEKITQSLFATMQLFHHEAQSLANKMGFDYMKDVAEKMIEYAEKRLLNR, encoded by the coding sequence ATGAGAACTGAACCCGAAATGCTTGATTTAATTTTACAAACCGCAAAAACTCTAAAAGTCGATGCTGTGGCTCTATCTGGTTCAAGAACAGATGCTCAAGCTCCAAAAGATGAGTTTCAAGATTATGATGTTGTTTATGTCGTGGACGACTTAGATAATCTGACGAGTGATCTTGCTTGGTTGGACCAGTTTGGAACACGTATCATTGAGCAGCATAATATCCTTGGCAACCGTCGTCTCTACCTCATGCTCTTTGAAGATGGCAATCGGATTGATTTGACTCTATGTCCTAAAGAGTATATCAAGGAGTGGGTAGAAAGCGAAGCGGATTTCACGGTGCTAGAGGACACTAAGGGCTTGTTTGCGCCATATTCTCCAAGTTCACAACGTTACTGGACGAATCCATCTAGTCAGACAGATTTCGAAAAAGCCTGTAATGAATTTTGGTGGGTTTCAGCCTACGTGGTTAAAGGGATTTGTCGCAATCAGCTCATCTACGCGACCGACCATCTTTATGGTATTTGTCAACAAGAACTCTTGAAGGTCTTGGCTTGGCAGGTTGCCAGTGATAAGGGGACTGTCGACGTCGGCAAGAACTACAAGTATCTCTTTGACTATTTACCTGCTGAGAAAGAGAAGGAATTCTCAAATCTGCTTGATTTTTCAAGTATAGAGAAAATCACTCAGTCTTTGTTTGCTACAATGCAACTTTTCCACCACGAAGCTCAATCCCTTGCTAACAAGATGGGCTTTGACTACATGAAGGACGTGGCTGAGAAGATGATTGAGTATGCTGAAAAGAGACTTCTTAATCGCTGA
- the parC gene encoding DNA topoisomerase IV subunit A — MSNIQNMSLEDIMGERFGRYSKYIIQDRALPDIRDGLKPVQRRILYSMNKDGNTFDKSYRKSAKSVGNIMGNFHPHGDYSIYDAMVRMSQDWKNREILVEMHGNNGSMDGDPPAAMRYTEARLSEIAGYLLQDIEKKTVPFAWNFDDTEKEPTVLPAAFPNLLVNGSTGISAGYATDIPPHNLAEVIDATVYMIDHPTAKVDKLMEFLPGPDFPTGAIIQGRDEIKKAYETGKGRVVVRSKTEIEKLKGGKEQIVITEIPYEINKANLVKKIDDVRVNNKVAGIAEVRDESDRDGLRIAIELKKDANTELVLNYLFKYTDLQINYNFNMVAIDNFTPRQVGIVPILSSYIAHRREVILARSRFDKEKAEKRLHIVEGLIRVISILDEVIALIRASENKADAKENLKVSYEFTEEQAEAIVTLQLYRLTNTDVVVLQEEEAELREKIAMLAAIIGDERTMYNLMKKELREVKKKFATPRLSTLEDTAKVIEIDTASLIAEEDTYVSVTKAGYIKRTSPRSFAASTLEEIGKRDDDRLIFVQTAKTTQHLLMFTTLGNVIYRPIHELADIRWKDIGEHLSQTVTNFETNEEILYAEVVDQFDDATTYFAATRLGQIKRVERKEFSPWRTYKSKSVKYAKLKDETDQIVAVAPIKLDDVLLISQNGYALRFNIEEVPVVGSKAAGVKAMNLKADDALQAAFICNTSSFYLLTQRGSLKRVSIEEIPATSRAKRGLQVLRELKNKPHRVFLAGAVADQGLVGDLFSTEVEENDQTLLVQSNKGTIYESRLQDLSLSERTSNGSFISDTISDEEVFAAYLKEVFKEDKTNS, encoded by the coding sequence ATGAGTAACATTCAAAACATGTCCCTTGAGGACATCATGGGAGAGCGCTTTGGTCGCTACTCCAAGTACATCATTCAAGACCGGGCTTTGCCAGACATTCGGGATGGATTGAAGCCGGTTCAGCGTCGTATTCTTTATTCTATGAATAAGGATGGCAATACCTTTGACAAGAGCTACCGCAAGTCGGCCAAGTCAGTCGGTAACATTATGGGGAATTTTCACCCACACGGGGATTATTCTATCTATGATGCCATGGTTCGTATGTCTCAGGACTGGAAAAACCGTGAGATTCTGGTTGAAATGCACGGTAATAACGGTTCTATGGACGGAGATCCGCCAGCGGCTATGCGTTATACTGAGGCGCGCTTGTCTGAGATTGCTGGTTATCTTCTTCAAGATATCGAAAAGAAGACAGTTCCCTTTGCTTGGAACTTTGACGATACCGAGAAAGAACCGACGGTTTTGCCAGCAGCATTTCCAAACCTCTTAGTCAATGGTTCGACTGGAATTTCAGCTGGTTATGCTACAGACATTCCTCCGCATAATTTGGCTGAAGTCATTGATGCGACTGTTTACATGATTGACCACCCAACAGCCAAGGTGGACAAACTCATGGAATTCTTGCCTGGGCCAGACTTCCCTACAGGAGCTATCATCCAAGGGCGTGACGAAATAAAGAAGGCTTATGAAACTGGGAAAGGGCGCGTGGTTGTTCGTTCTAAGACGGAGATTGAAAAGCTAAAAGGTGGTAAGGAGCAAATCGTTATCACTGAGATTCCTTATGAAATCAATAAAGCCAATCTCGTCAAGAAAATCGATGATGTTCGTGTCAATAACAAGGTAGCTGGTATTGCTGAGGTTCGTGATGAGTCTGACCGTGACGGTCTTCGTATCGCTATTGAGCTCAAGAAAGATGCTAATACCGAGCTCGTACTCAACTATCTCTTCAAATACACTGACCTTCAAATCAACTACAACTTCAACATGGTGGCGATTGACAATTTCACACCTCGTCAGGTTGGGATTGTCCCAATTTTGTCTAGCTATATCGCCCACCGTCGTGAAGTGATTCTGGCGCGTTCCCGCTTTGACAAGGAAAAGGCTGAGAAACGTCTGCATATCGTTGAAGGTTTGATTCGCGTGATTTCGATTTTGGACGAAGTCATTGCTCTTATCCGTGCTTCTGAGAACAAGGCTGACGCCAAGGAAAACCTCAAGGTCAGCTATGAGTTTACTGAGGAGCAGGCTGAAGCCATCGTGACCTTACAACTTTACCGTTTGACCAATACAGACGTGGTTGTCTTGCAGGAAGAAGAAGCAGAACTTCGTGAAAAGATTGCCATGCTTGCGGCTATCATCGGTGATGAACGTACCATGTATAATCTCATGAAGAAAGAACTTCGTGAGGTCAAGAAGAAATTTGCGACACCACGTTTGAGTACTTTGGAAGATACAGCAAAAGTGATTGAGATTGATACAGCTAGTTTGATTGCCGAGGAAGATACCTATGTAAGCGTGACTAAGGCAGGCTATATCAAGCGTACTAGCCCACGTTCCTTTGCGGCATCCACTCTGGAAGAAATTGGCAAGCGTGATGATGATCGTTTGATCTTTGTACAAACTGCCAAGACAACCCAGCACCTCTTGATGTTTACAACTCTTGGGAATGTCATCTATCGACCAATCCATGAATTGGCAGACATTCGTTGGAAGGATATCGGAGAGCATCTAAGCCAAACTGTCACAAACTTCGAAACTAACGAAGAAATTCTTTATGCAGAAGTAGTGGATCAGTTTGATGATGCGACAACCTACTTTGCAGCGACTCGCCTTGGTCAAATCAAGCGTGTAGAACGCAAAGAATTCTCTCCATGGCGGACCTACAAGTCGAAGTCTGTTAAGTACGCTAAACTCAAAGACGAGACAGACCAAATTGTAGCAGTAGCTCCGATTAAACTAGATGATGTTCTTTTGATTAGTCAAAACGGTTATGCCCTTCGTTTCAATATCGAAGAGGTTCCAGTTGTTGGTTCCAAGGCTGCAGGTGTCAAGGCTATGAACCTGAAAGCAGATGATGCGCTTCAGGCAGCCTTCATCTGTAACACCTCATCCTTCTACCTCTTGACCCAACGTGGAAGCTTGAAACGCGTTTCCATTGAGGAAATTCCAGCGACCAGCCGTGCTAAACGAGGTCTGCAAGTCTTGCGTGAGTTGAAAAACAAACCGCACCGTGTCTTTTTAGCAGGAGCAGTTGCAGATCAAGGACTTGTAGGTGATCTCTTCAGTACAGAAGTGGAAGAGAACGACCAAACACTGCTTGTTCAATCTAACAAGGGAACAATCTATGAAAGTCGATTGCAAGATCTCAGCTTGTCAGAACGAACTAGCAATGGAAGCTTTATTTCAGACACCATTTCAGATGAGGAAGTTTTCGCTGCTTACCTCAAAGAAGTCTTTAAAGAGGACAAAACAAATTCATAA
- a CDS encoding branched-chain amino acid aminotransferase has protein sequence MTVAIDWENLGFSYMKLPYRYIAHYKNGQWDQGELTEDATLHISESSPSLHYGQQAFEGLKAYRTKDGSVQLFRPDENAKRLQRTCDRLLMPQVPTEMFVEACKAVVRANEEYVPPYGTGGTLYLRPLLIGVGDIIGVKPAEEYIFTIFAMPVGNYFKGGLVPTNFLIQDEYDRAAPNGTGAAKVGGNYAASLLPGKMAKSRQFSDVIYLDPSTHTKIEEVGSANFFGITADNEFVTPLSPSILPSITKYSLLYLAEHRLGLTPIEGDVPIDNLDRFVEAGACGTAAVISPIGGIQHGDDFHVFYSETEVGPVTRKLYDELTGIQFGDVEAPEGWIVKVD, from the coding sequence ATGACAGTTGCAATTGATTGGGAAAACCTTGGATTTTCTTATATGAAATTACCTTACCGTTATATCGCTCACTACAAGAATGGTCAATGGGATCAAGGAGAATTGACAGAGGATGCGACCTTGCATATTTCAGAGTCTTCTCCAAGTCTTCACTATGGACAGCAAGCATTTGAGGGATTGAAAGCCTATCGTACCAAGGACGGCAGTGTTCAACTTTTCCGTCCTGATGAAAATGCCAAGCGTCTGCAACGTACCTGTGACCGTCTCTTGATGCCACAAGTTCCGACAGAAATGTTTGTAGAAGCTTGTAAAGCAGTTGTGCGTGCAAATGAAGAATACGTACCACCATATGGAACAGGTGGAACACTTTATCTTCGTCCACTTTTGATTGGTGTTGGAGATATCATCGGGGTTAAACCAGCAGAAGAGTACATTTTCACCATTTTTGCTATGCCGGTTGGTAACTATTTTAAAGGTGGTTTAGTCCCAACTAACTTCTTGATTCAGGATGAATACGACCGTGCAGCTCCAAATGGTACGGGTGCGGCCAAGGTAGGTGGGAACTACGCTGCTAGTCTCCTCCCAGGTAAAATGGCCAAGTCACGCCAATTTTCAGATGTTATCTACCTAGACCCATCTACGCATACAAAGATTGAGGAAGTCGGATCAGCCAACTTCTTTGGAATCACGGCAGACAATGAATTTGTTACACCATTGAGTCCATCCATCTTGCCATCTATTACCAAGTACTCTTTGCTTTACTTGGCAGAACACCGCTTGGGCTTAACACCGATTGAAGGTGATGTCCCAATCGATAATTTGGATCGTTTTGTAGAGGCAGGTGCTTGTGGTACAGCAGCGGTCATTTCTCCAATTGGGGGGATCCAACATGGCGATGATTTCCATGTTTTCTATAGTGAAACAGAAGTAGGCCCTGTTACACGTAAACTCTACGATGAATTGACGGGAATCCAATTTGGTGATGTGGAAGCACCAGAGGGATGGATTGTCAAAGTGGACTAA
- a CDS encoding DUF2969 domain-containing protein — translation MSKKDKKIEIQLTDAKVTVGKDSYEGYVLTIGKKVIGEIAELDSQFAIIKNGNVDSFYKKFEKAVEILIENYNLTK, via the coding sequence ATGAGTAAAAAAGATAAGAAAATTGAAATTCAATTAACCGATGCAAAAGTGACTGTTGGAAAAGACAGCTATGAAGGATACGTTTTGACGATCGGGAAAAAGGTTATCGGTGAAATTGCCGAATTAGATAGTCAATTTGCTATCATAAAAAATGGAAATGTCGATAGTTTTTATAAAAAATTTGAAAAAGCTGTGGAAATTTTGATTGAAAACTATAATTTGACAAAATAA